Genomic segment of Miscanthus floridulus cultivar M001 unplaced genomic scaffold, ASM1932011v1 fs_815_3_4, whole genome shotgun sequence:
ATGCTCAAGTCCCGGGGcggcacgggcgtcggcgtcggggGGTTACCCACAGCCGGGGACGAGGAATCCGACTACTTCCCGGCCACCCCGCGCAAGGACTACTGGTGGTCGACGGGGCTGCTCAAGCTGGTCACCGCCACCGTCATCTTCATGGGCGGCGTCGTGCTGGGCCTCTCCGTCAGCGGCAGCGGGGCGCGCTACTACTACAACGCGTCCCACGCGGAGCTCTTCTTCCCGGCCACCACCTACGGCTGCGACCCGCGGGACCGGGACTGCGGGATGGGACTCGCCTTCAGGGCCTTCGTCCACCCGCCACGCCTCGCGCACTCCATGACCGACGACGAGCTCTTCTGGCGGGCCTCGCTCGTGCCCAAGGCCGAGGAGTTTCCCTTCCAGCGGGTGCCCAAGGTCGCCTTCCTCTTCATGGCGCGCGGGCCCATCCCCTTCGCGCCGCTCTGGGACAAGTTCTTCCACGATCACCAGGGGCTCTACTCCGTCTACGTCCACACCGTGCCGGACTATAAGCTCAATGTTTCCAAGAGCTCCGCCTTCTACGGCAGACAGATCCCAAGCGAGGTATTGCCTTTGCCTTTGCTGGTACTTTGTTTTTCCCCTTTTTGCTGCTACATTCATACAATACAATCAATCCAtcattgtcaaaaaaaaaaaaaaactagactgATAGTGATAATTCATCCCTTCCCCTGTTTTGTTGTCACCATGGCATGAATCATCACTAGCAAGTAGTAGCACATTGCAATCCATCAGCTTGGGAGTTTGCATCGCATTATTGTTGCCTTTGTGCAAAAGAAGATAAAAAAATCTGGTTGAGTGGCGGATAGCTGGTGCCTTGGTGGCCACTTGTCATGCTAGTTGGTGGCTGCCATGTGCCCAACTTGATTGGGATATGTTGTGTGCAAATGGCTGAGGATTTGCTCTAGTAGGGGAGGGGGAGAATATGCTTGCTTGCTTGTCCCAATGCTAGGTTGGTAAACTACTTAATTTGTTCAACAACTAGTGGCGTTCACGAATTTCAGATAAGTGGTGATGAGATTCTTGCTTGACAAATGTTCTGCTTCAGTTATTTTTACTAAAAAAACAATAGTAATCAGTCAACAAGTTCGGGCTGACCTGCAATCATGATTTATTACTTTCCTCTATTCCTTTTGTGCTAAAGTAGTGCTTCTCCTGTTTCACTGTAATGTGTGCATTCCTTCTTTGTCTCACAGCACTACTCTCCTTATCGTGCACTTGCAGTTTATGCCCATTATCGATGGATACCTTTGTTCTTCCACGTTCTAATATTTAATTTCTTTCCAATGCAGGAGGTGTCTTGGGGATCAATAACCCTGGTGGATGCTGAGAAGCGCCTGCTGGCCAATGCGTTGCTGGATTTCTCAAATGAGCGCTTTGTGCTGCTTTCAGAGAGCTGCATTCCTGTGTTCAACTTCCCGACTGTCTACGAGTACCTCATCAACTCGGCACACAGTTTCGTTGAGTCCTACAACATCGACACTCCTCAGTCTGC
This window contains:
- the LOC136533223 gene encoding uncharacterized protein, with protein sequence MWGGDSNAKQMLKSRGGTGVGVGGLPTAGDEESDYFPATPRKDYWWSTGLLKLVTATVIFMGGVVLGLSVSGSGARYYYNASHAELFFPATTYGCDPRDRDCGMGLAFRAFVHPPRLAHSMTDDELFWRASLVPKAEEFPFQRVPKVAFLFMARGPIPFAPLWDKFFHDHQGLYSVYVHTVPDYKLNVSKSSAFYGRQIPSEEVSWGSITLVDAEKRLLANALLDFSNERFVLLSESCIPVFNFPTVYEYLINSAHSFVESYNIDTPQSAGRYNRRMAP